The Ciona intestinalis chromosome 9, KH, whole genome shotgun sequence genome contains the following window.
AAAGCCACGCAGTTTATCtgacactttttatccatagtgtgttttaacaactgttatttacTGTTGGTTCCCATCTCTTTGTGCTTTAAAATAGCATGGTGATCGCTAatgttttcgaagagatacaAATTCTATAGTAgatcggggtaagatgggacacctttttactcCGTTTTTTGTCCTTtctggtggtaaacaaataaaactttcaaagaattctaaaactgtatcttcacgactcctagctataaaccgttgttaattgattaaaacacgatcaggatattgtgtgttaaagatgttcaatcttaccccacagtacttatatgttatgttaaccCCACtctgttatttaaatgaacaaaacacatttgttaTACACCTCTTACTCACTTTTGTTAAACCCACAACTGACCACTAAGTTATAGCAATTGCGGATTGTCTTTGCCAAGAACGCACACGGTTACGGTGGTATGGCCGTATATCGTCTAAACTAGAAGCATGCGTGCTAAACAGTGCGCCACTGGACCAGACCTTTAAACGTTAATTCAAGCGTGTATGGTTTGATTTATTAAGGCGACCAACCGGTACAGACACCACAAGTAAACATTATCAATTGCCGTTTCATTTTAcaactgtttatattttcaaatgcTGTGTACATgtgaaaagagaaaataaaaaaacacttctCACTATTTGTCGGCGGCAAAAAAAGGCGTGAAGTTAGTTAAGCCGCTTGTTAGATTGGATATCGCATgcttggtaaaaatattaggACGTTTTACGGTAAAAGTATTTGAAATTGTAAGGCTGTGCCGTTAGCttaaaaactttgtatattaaaagaatggtcataaaaataaagtaataaaatagcACCGGTAAAAACATACTGCCAAGAGCAGGAAAGAAATGTGTATACGATGTTATGTATGCTACGTTATAAGTGGGAAATATTTTTGAGGGGGAAAAGAAAGTGATATTACGAATGTAGGTCTACAAGTtactttatttagtttatgTTGGTGGAgcagaaatatatttattacagaatATTATTGCAACGTGTGGTGTGCAAGAACGGAAgtgaataaacaataaaaacgaGTGTAAAAGATTAGTGGTGTTCCACTGTCTAACTTCTACtattttggtaaaaagttGAATATAAGTTAATGCCATCAGTTTTTTCCATTCATTGTATTAACCATCAGATATGGCGGGCAACGCAACGACCTTGAAACAAAGAATCAACTTTAGTGAAACAAATTTCAAGGCTCAGGTTACGCTGAGTGCTGAGCAGTTTGATACAGTGGTTGTAAAGCATCTGTACAGTGGGGTAATGTTCCAGACTGTAGAGCCGTATTAGTGTTTGGTGCACCACGCTGGTATCCAGCCACACGCTGTGTTGATGACTTAAAGCAGCATAGATTGTCTTTAAAATTGGCCCACGATTCAACAGTCTTGCTTGACCAGATCCAAAAACCAGATGTGATTcctgattaaaataaaaacaatagcTTTAACATTTAATACATCCATACGCGGTGgcttcgtacacctcgtgcagtggcgcagccagaaaataaataagggGGAGGGGGGGTATTAatcaaaaacttttgaaaactttttttctttttaattaatttttttttagtttaaaaggggggggggtcgTGACATCCTAAACTCCCCCTGGCTCCGCCACTGACCTcgtgtgtgtttttttgttaaattgttaTCAACTTACCAACAATGAGCATGACAAAATACTTGATTATGAAGACAATGAAGTCTGGTTTGTTTCCAACATGTTTTGAATATTCACACGGACAAGGGACTCtgaattttctaaaaaacaaacaaagaacagtttgaaataaactgctgtaaaaaaaacgtcCGCCGTAGCACATTTGGTTAGCCCgcctgcctccaacccagaggtaatgggttcaaggctcttcgctgctacctttgtgggcgtaaatgtccttgggaaagacacttaaggGTAATTGCTCTAacgcagtggtcactaatgggttgtccaaattatcaaccacacataaaaaaaaaataatcacccacaaagtaacatatttggtaactcgtaagctggcacgaggtgtaagaaacagaacactcgtgtttaataactgtcgttttgtggCCATtagaggataaagtaagttgtgttcattcatttaaaaaaaattacctgcAGTTTTCGGCAAACCAGCCTTTTTGCCACGAATCTCTGTTCATTTGTTCATAGAAGTAGCAAGCAATCATGACTGTAGCAGGTAcggtatataaaacactaaaGACTCCAATTCGAACCATTAGTCTTTCCAATTTTTCCACTTTACCAGTTCCTCCATTATGTTTTACAACGTTTCtgtgaaaatgttttatttctcaatttgtaaaaaacactgaTAGTACAtttagtaaggtgggggaagacgggactcTGGCAAAGACGggatgtttttaaatttaattttataagtGCACAATTGATAACCGACAAAAAAAATGCTACACCATTATTTAACAGTCTTCTCATGGTCCAAAAAAAGTGATAAAACTCagaaaactagttttagttttaagagAAAAACTCAGatacatacattaaaaaagtagGAAGGAGTCACTATGTCTTAAATTATGCATGCAGTCAGCAAAAAAGATACTATATTTTATCAAttattgttataacttttaacaaCACCCATCGTTGGTTGTATAATACCAATTCAACAGACTgaaggtaacatgttaaaaaccatagcagtaatattgttaaaacattacaaatttCAAAACTGCTTTAATGTATGAAACTTCCTGTagcttttaaatgtttaccTATTTACTTTAAAGCTGATCTATATATAGTTGCTGTAACCTTTATAGTagggggtggggggaagatgggacgcctgttcattttattttcccgccccatttggtagtaaacaaagaacattcaaagaattataaaactgtatgctCTTGAGTCttgactctcatagactgttgttgatttttaaaacacgatcagaatatttggataacatgtggtaaaggtgtcccctcttTCTTTACCCTACTTTATAAGTTATACACATATCAGCTAAATTTCACATTCTGATCAAAAATTACACAATATTAGAAACACACCTGATGTTAAACATGGCCACGAATCCTGCTACTAGAAAACAGGTTCCCACAAGTAGATAGATGGACAATGGTACAAGCAAGAACCATAGAAGATGCTTAGTGTTGTACACACCAACAAAGCATACctgtatgttttgtaattattattcTCTGTCATAATGGAAAAAGATTgagaaaaattattattaacataaactatagcacagttggttagcatgCCTGCTTGTAACTTAGAaataatgggtttaaggctttcgctgctaccattgtggtcgtaagtgtccttgggcaagatacctaacggcagttgcttcaacccagtggtcgcgagaataaaagttatattcattcatttacaaaGTGTGgtatagaaaaatatttggcTAAAATCTTGATGATCAAAAAACTAATAACAGAATTCAAATTGGTGaagagaaaaaaacaaacaaaaaaaacaggaaaacaGTTATAACCTATGtcctataataataataataataataactttatttgtctctttggttgcagtagcaaagatttagaaatattttaaacaaaaagacaggatatagccacaaaacaacagttggtaaaacacgcttacagttaaaaatacatttacttatcttaccccacttagCAAATCCCCTTCAATCTTAGATGAGATGAGAACAATGACAGTTTGAATTGCTGGCAGTGACCATGCTGTGCCGTGGAAATATGGACTTTTCGCTTCAATTGCTTCATTGCCCCACTTTAAACCAGCAGCCAGAAACCATGTTATGGTGAGAACAACCCACCTAAAACAGTAAANNNNNNNNNNNNNNNNNNNNNNNNNNNNNNNNNNNNNNNNNNNNNNNNNNNNNNNNNNNNNNNNNNNNNNNNNNNNNNNNNNNNNNNNNNNNNNNNNNNNNNNNNNNNNNNNNNNNNNNNNNNNNCATTGGtatgtgttttaaaagtgaaacGTGTACACcagcgtttcttaaactggggtaagtTTATCCTTTGGGgtaaatttttatgtttagagggtaaataagctaccaatcaaaatccataTCAGTTGACAGGACAGAAAAAtgtgccaattgtagtactttaccagaTATTGAACAACTCGTCGCCAAAAAGCTAGCGCATtcgtcgcattaaatataactgatgtaattagttgttttcgcttttaaataaatgaaccccatattacatattgagGTAAATCAGATTTGGAACTTTGATAAAAGGGTAGCATGCGAAAAATTTTAAGAACCATTGGTGTACACAATGTTTAAGTAGACATTAAATTAGATTtgtgcaaaataaaatttattctatttaatagttttaaatactaTAATGCCACTTACATACCCAAAACATTGACATAGGCTTTAAAATGTACGGATAGATAATTTTAAAGTGTTGTTTGCACACCAGTGCACCTAACAGCTGGCCGATCTTGTTAAGTTTCAAGGGTTAAGACTTCTCTTTCTACGAGTATTATTTGAGCCAGGCATACCCATGGAAAAAATTAGTTCACAAACTTTTTGACTTATTCCTAAAAACTATTACACAAACTTTTTGATTTATTCCTAAAAGTTAACACACTcactttttgattttttcctaaaaactAACTAAATTGAATAGAATAccattttgtttcaataaaatgtaaaactcaAAGTCCGTAATTCAAATACCAAGTTgagaatttaaaaacttaaaatccCTAATTCAAATACCTAGATGTTTTTTGTCAGATTGGATAAACTCAAGACTAACATAGACACACCTTTTATCCATGAGTAATAACTCATTGATAAATTTAATAGAGAGGGGGATTTCCCTTGGGGTAaagctaaaattaaattatatttttatcataaagtgtttaaaaagtgAACCTTCTCGAAATAATGAACTAAACAGAGTTTAtcatatgtaaatatatatataaaaagtaaaaagttagggtaaaaatttcatttagcATAGGGACATAATGTACACAAATAAAGGGAAAAATAAGAAATCGAAAaaggtatataatatatatattgccaATTTCTTTAAGATATTGACACAACGTACgcaaaccaaaaatatttaagcagtcaaaaaagaaaattaaaaatattagaagaaatttaaatttacctgaTAGGAATATTATTGGTCTTTCTGGGTAAAGAAATCTCGGCATATCAATAAGATAAGTAAGAACTGTGAAAAGAGTGGAAATCACACAAATAAATGACCAACATCCAATCCATAAGTTTGCGAATTGCTTTTCCCCCCTGTTTCAATTGGATatcagaaaataaataaatactaataAAATCAGCACGGAATGGTAAAGTAACTGCAATGAAATTTAACTCTAGAgtttcttgtgtaaaaaaagtatCTGGTGCTCtgaaaacataacagacaaaaaatcTATGTCATCAATGTATACTAACAAAATTAGCACAGAATATAAGTAaagtaactgtaataaattgcGACCCTGATTTGGTGCTCAAAGagttttttgtgtaaaaaatatagtaaggaCCTAGTgctttgaaaacaaaacagacaaaaattcTAGGTCATcagaaatgaaataaatacatattaacaaaattaacacaGAACACAAGTAATGATCTGGTgatacgaaaacgtaaccaacaaaaatcaagtccaaccactagtggtaattgagaaatatatttcgcctaaatggcatcgtcagtctcttattgaAATAGAATCAAGAACACGTAactacattaaatttaaactatgaTCTGTTGCTCATAgagttttttgtataaaaaaaatacagtaaggatctggtggtCTGAAACCCGACAAAAAAATCACAGACAAAAACCCAGTCCAactaattgtataataaaagataaatatatttcgtCTTGTTAGTATTTAAATAGGATATAGgaaacttatatttaacagcagtctatgggagcgtgggaatatggttttaaagttgtttgagagttctttgtttactacaaaacgatacgaggaaatagaatgaaaaaatgtcttatttccccctccctactatataataaaagatacatatatttaatatatatttataagtaaCTTATAGTATAACTAATGACAACTCACTCTGTCCAAAACATGAGCCTTTTACTATCACAGGGCGCGCCACAGTTTTCAGTTTCCATGAACTCATAACCtgtaataaaacaagtaaaaaaaataaaccattgaGTGTATAGGTAGTGGACATAATGATGTGCAAAAGTTGTGTTTGTGTAAGATTACTCAACTGTCCAGCactgtagcacagttggttagcacgcctgcctctaatccagaggtaatgggttcaaggcttgtcattgctactattgtgggtgtatgtgtccttgggcaagacacttaacagcaattgctccaacccagtggtcactaatttgattgtccaaattatcagccatacataaaaaaataaccacccacaaagtagcgtaggaaaaaagttacattcattcattcagctAGTTTTCAATCACCATCACATAAAACAAGTGATTGGGACACATTATGTAGGAAGAAGAAGGATTGTCGAACAATAAAAACTGATCCAGTCCTActttgtttcattgttttaagtttcaatgtgttttatgTGAAATTGCGCATAGTGATAGTACACACTACACACATTTCTTTCAAAATCATATCCAAAAATTTATAcacattattaatttaaatccaaaaaatataaatgttacaaTATACAATTAGTTATTTTCTTTACATTGCAATTTCTTTATTGAAAACTTGTAAATTAATTTGCAATACTAATAGTAGGCTATAGAattattaatgttatttttaatgttgaaGGACATTCCAAATGTTTGAGACGCACACTTGACATTTCTAACAGGTTATAAACTGGTGATTGGTTACTTTAATTGCATTGCGATACTGGCCACTCAAAGTAATGCGTGGTCTTGACATTTAAACTGATATTCATGGTTAAGAGTTTCATCAATACCATTTAGCGAAAGGTTTTTGTTGACAGATTGTACAAACTAACAacaaatatgtatatatagaaaggtggggaagacgggacacctttttattctcatttctcatcctatttggtagtaaacaaagaacattaaaatatttacaaaaccgtattctcacgactcccatatgtcgttgttaattgtttaaaacttagggcatttgtattttatgtagTAAAGGTGTCCTActttcccccactgtactatatactaaaaaaactaaaaattgcaaatatttttctagAAATCTTACTTATATCATTCTCGTGTACAGTCATGTGAGCAGGACAAGAAAAGCCAACTCCAGTTAAACACTGCCTTCTATCCACATATGTAGGAGTGATAGTACTTGGTATAATGTCCCTTCCAAAGCACAAATCACCTTCTGTTTTTAAAGGAAACTTGCTGCAATCTAGATCTCTGGGCCAGCTGAAATCAAATCTAGATAAGAGGACAACAGTGATTTGTAAGCAGTACtacaaaagtttaatattataaaaacagatAAACCATTGAAAGGATTAACTAGTATCATTTTTGCATGGTGCGAAATTTGTACTtactttttcattaatttttcacATGCTTTTG
Protein-coding sequences here:
- the LOC778717 gene encoding frizzled receptor precursor (The RefSeq protein has 3 substitutions and aligns at 88% coverage compared to this genomic sequence), translating into MAVFGYFINYHVYILILSMVVINNAQHEGKCEPITLSICKGIQYNVTIFPNILGHQDQSEAGLQLNQFYPLVKVGCSPTLQLFLCSVYTPICSTYNRAFPPCRHMFEEAKACEKLMKKFDFSWPRDLDCSKFPLKTEGDLCFGRDIIPSTITPTYVDRRQCLTGVGFSCPAHMTVHENDISYEFMETENCGAPCDSKRLMFWTEGEKQFANLWIGCWSFICVISTLFTVLTYLIDMPRFLYPERPIIFLSGCYLVVAIAYIVGFFLRDSVACKQFSSSTCSADNTLSTCPKVVTQGAREAGCTVLFMMVYFFSMASSIWWVVLTITWFLAAGLKWGNEAIEAKSPYFHGTAWSLPAIQTVIVLISSKIEGDLLSGVCFVGVYNTKHLLWFLLVPLSIYLLVGTCFLVAGFVAMFNIRNVVKHNGGTGKVEKLERLMVRIGVFSVLYTVPATVMIACYFYEQMNRDSWQKGWFAENCRKFRVPCPCEYSKHVGNKPDFIVFIIKYFVMLIVGITSGFWIWSSKTVESWANFKDNLCCFKSSTQRVAGYQRGAANTNTALQSGTLPHCTDALQPLYQTAQHSA